The window AAGCCTGGTGGCTTATCGACCGCCAATCGATACCCGTAGCGTGACGGAAATGCGTGAGGTTCCACCGAACGGCTTCCCGGAAAAAGCGCTGAATTTCCTGACGCCGCACCAGAAATGGGGCATCCACTCCACGTACAGCGAAAACCTGCTGATGCTGACGCTGTCGCGCGGCGGGCCGATTGTCTGGATCAGTGAAACCGACGCCAAAGAGCTGGGGATCGAGGATAACGACTGGATCGAAGCCTTCAATGCCAACGGCGCGTTGACCGCCCGTGCGGTGGTCAGCCAGCGTGTGCCGCCGGGAATGACCATGATGTACCACGCACAGGAGCGAATCATGAATATCCCCGGTTCTGAAGTTACCGGCATGCGCGGTGGTATTCACAACTCAGTGACCCGCGTGTGTCCGAAACCGACGCACATGATCGGCGGTTATGCGCAGCTGTCCTACAGCTTTAACTACTATGGCACCGTCGGCTCTAACCGCGATGAGTTCATCATGATTAGAAAAATGAAAAATATTGACTGGCTGGATGATGAAGGTCGCGATCAGGTACAGGAGGCGGAAAAATGAAAATACGCTCACAGGTAGGCATGGTTCTTAATCTGGATAAGTGCATCGGCTGCCACACCTGCTCCGTCACCTGTAAAAACGTCTGGACCGGACGTGAAGGTATGGAATACGCATGGTTTAACAACGTCGAAACCAAACCGGGGATTGGTTACCCCAAAAACTGGGAAGATCAGGAAGAGTGGCAAGGCGGCTGGGTTCGCGACGTTAACGGTAAAATCAGACCGCGCCTGGGCGGCAAAATGGGCGTGATCACCAAAATTTTTGCCAACCCGGTGATCCCGCAAATTGATGATTACTACGAGCCGTTCACCTACGATTACCAGCATCTGCATAGCGCACCGGAAGGCAAACATCAGCCCACCGCCCGTCCGCGTTCGCTGATTGATGGCAAACGGATGGACAAGATTATCTGGGGGCCAAACTGGGAAGAACTGCTCGGCGGCGAGTTTTCTAAGCGCGCACGCGACCGTAACTTCGAGAAGATGCAAAAGGAGATGTACGGCCAGTTCGAAAACACCTTCATGATGTATCTGCCGCGCCTGTGTGAACACTGCCTGAACCCGAGCTGTGTGGCGACCTGCCCGAGCGGTGCCATCTACAAGCGTGAAGAAGACGGCATTGTGTTGATCGACCAGGATAAATGCCGCGGCTGGCGTTTGTGTATCAGCGGTTGCCCGTATAAGAAAATCTACTTTAACTGGAAAAGCGGCAAGTCGGAAAAATGTATTTTCTGCTATCCGCGCATTGAATCCGGCCAGCCGACGGTGTGTTCAGAAACCTGCGTCGGGCGCATTCGCTATCTCGGCGTCCTGCTGTACGACGCTGACCGCATTGAAGAAGCGGCCAGCACCGAGCATGAAACCGATCTCTACGAGCGCCAGTGCGACG of the Citrobacter freundii genome contains:
- the narH gene encoding nitrate reductase subunit beta; translated protein: MKIRSQVGMVLNLDKCIGCHTCSVTCKNVWTGREGMEYAWFNNVETKPGIGYPKNWEDQEEWQGGWVRDVNGKIRPRLGGKMGVITKIFANPVIPQIDDYYEPFTYDYQHLHSAPEGKHQPTARPRSLIDGKRMDKIIWGPNWEELLGGEFSKRARDRNFEKMQKEMYGQFENTFMMYLPRLCEHCLNPSCVATCPSGAIYKREEDGIVLIDQDKCRGWRLCISGCPYKKIYFNWKSGKSEKCIFCYPRIESGQPTVCSETCVGRIRYLGVLLYDADRIEEAASTEHETDLYERQCDVFLNPNDPAVIEEALKQGIPQNVIDAAQRSPVYKMAMDWKLALPLHPEYRTLPMVWYVPPLSPIQSIADAGGLPHNGNILPAVESLRIPVQYLANMLSAGDTGPVLRALKRMMAMRHYMRSQTVEGVTDTRAIDEVGLSVEQVEEMYRYLAIANYEDRFVIPTSHREMARDAFPEKNGCGFTFGDGCHGSDTKFNLFNSSRIDAIDITEVRDKAEGE